One stretch of Methanothrix sp. DNA includes these proteins:
- a CDS encoding L-threonylcarbamoyladenylate synthase, which produces MAVVGGTDEAARCILSGGIVVYPTETVYGIGANALDESSIVRVYAIKRRPLDKPISIAVSSFEMLCDVAHVRPEDLDMMRKLLPGPVTFLVRKRSIVPDMLTAGSPLVGVRYPDHEMALRLIEMTGPITSTSANITGATPPSDPGDIDPEILSRVDMLIDGGRCRYAVPSTLVDLSTRRILRMGAMADRVLEVIGDESQNQGLS; this is translated from the coding sequence ATGGCTGTTGTTGGTGGCACAGACGAGGCTGCAAGATGCATACTCTCAGGCGGCATTGTGGTGTACCCCACAGAGACCGTCTATGGCATAGGTGCGAACGCTCTTGATGAGAGCAGCATCGTAAGGGTCTACGCGATCAAGAGGCGCCCCCTCGATAAACCGATATCCATAGCTGTATCAAGCTTCGAGATGCTCTGTGATGTGGCGCATGTCCGGCCTGAGGACCTGGATATGATGAGAAAACTCCTGCCCGGGCCCGTGACATTTCTCGTGCGGAAGAGATCGATCGTCCCAGATATGCTCACAGCAGGATCTCCGCTTGTCGGAGTCAGATACCCAGATCATGAGATGGCGCTCAGGCTCATCGAAATGACCGGGCCGATCACGTCCACAAGCGCGAACATCACCGGCGCCACTCCGCCATCAGATCCAGGGGATATAGATCCAGAGATTTTATCCCGCGTGGATATGCTTATAGATGGAGGGAGATGCAGATACGCCGTACCATCCACCCTCGTGGACCTCTCCACCAGGAGGATCCTGAGGATGGGCGCGATGGCAGATCGGGTCCTAGAGGTAATCGGTGATGAGAGCCAGAATCAGGGACTTTCTTGA
- a CDS encoding nucleotidyltransferase domain-containing protein: protein MRARIRDFLESRDGWIFSVVDYIHTDGVRSLLRYIPDESGDRIAGGTRYRKLDFEEAFDFLRVRRPDYVRDVHVVPFDDVKRFFRPADELPRVRAEDERVGRIAEILEEHGIPERCIGITGSMLLGLHSRSSDIDLVVYGNAWWRARDAIADAKRSGSIQELDSATWMKIYMKRKPSIPFDEFVAHEMRKGNRGVIDGTYFDLLFTRDWDEIEPVPPGRPLCRSRIVAEVVDARYSFDSPGIFRLDHEIGEILCYSHTYAGQAFEGEMIEASGVVEETPNGLRMVVGTTREAKGEWIRSLTLMSSLSRGCG from the coding sequence ATGAGAGCCAGAATCAGGGACTTTCTTGAGAGCAGGGACGGGTGGATCTTCTCGGTCGTGGATTACATCCACACCGATGGCGTGAGATCCCTGCTCAGATACATCCCGGATGAATCCGGGGACAGGATCGCAGGGGGTACAAGATACAGAAAGCTGGATTTCGAGGAAGCGTTTGATTTTCTCAGGGTGAGACGCCCTGATTACGTCAGGGACGTCCATGTGGTACCGTTTGATGATGTGAAGAGGTTCTTCAGACCGGCTGATGAGCTTCCAAGGGTGAGAGCTGAGGACGAGAGGGTCGGCAGGATCGCTGAAATACTGGAGGAGCATGGCATCCCTGAGAGGTGCATCGGGATCACCGGATCGATGCTCCTGGGGCTCCACAGCAGATCATCAGACATAGATCTGGTTGTTTACGGAAACGCCTGGTGGAGGGCGAGGGATGCCATAGCAGATGCAAAGCGCAGCGGCTCGATCCAGGAGCTCGATAGCGCAACATGGATGAAGATCTACATGAAGAGAAAGCCCTCGATCCCCTTCGATGAGTTCGTGGCGCATGAGATGCGCAAGGGCAACCGCGGAGTGATCGACGGCACGTACTTTGACCTCCTCTTTACGAGAGACTGGGATGAGATCGAGCCGGTACCCCCAGGCAGGCCACTGTGCCGAAGCAGAATAGTCGCAGAGGTGGTCGACGCCAGATATTCCTTCGACAGCCCTGGCATTTTCAGGCTCGATCATGAGATCGGGGAGATACTCTGTTACTCTCACACATACGCAGGCCAGGCATTCGAGGGGGAGATGATCGAGGCATCTGGGGTGGTCGAGGAGACCCCAAACGGCCTGAGAATGGT
- a CDS encoding multiprotein bridging factor aMBF1, producing MREMSDRQCEICGADISGSPERIVIDGSVLEVCKSCARFGKPEDKWSPVPRKIVPVERSFRVQKPKPRDHFRDLVEVVPDYGNIIKNARESMNLSLEDLALRIKEKASLLRKIEREELVPEDDVRKKLEKELKIKLTEETTEEKLKSRGGSKVLTLGDIANIRKR from the coding sequence ATGAGAGAGATGAGCGATAGGCAATGTGAGATCTGCGGCGCAGACATCTCTGGCTCTCCCGAGAGGATAGTGATCGACGGCTCGGTTCTTGAGGTCTGCAAGAGCTGCGCTCGCTTCGGCAAGCCTGAGGACAAATGGTCTCCTGTTCCGAGAAAGATCGTGCCTGTTGAGAGGAGCTTTCGCGTGCAGAAGCCAAAGCCACGCGACCACTTCAGGGATCTAGTGGAGGTAGTGCCGGATTACGGGAATATTATAAAAAATGCCAGGGAGAGCATGAATCTCTCTCTCGAGGATCTGGCTCTCAGGATAAAGGAGAAGGCATCTCTTCTCAGAAAGATCGAGCGCGAGGAGCTCGTCCCGGAGGACGATGTGAGGAAGAAGCTGGAGAAGGAGCTCAAGATAAAGCTCACCGAGGAGACGACCGAGGAGAAGCTCAAATCGCGGGGAGGATCGAAGGTTCTGACGCTCGGGGATATCGCAAACATCAGGAAGAGATGA
- a CDS encoding proteasome-activating nucleotidase: MNEPQSGPDFSKYILDRMKQLEERNLALREQKDRAEGEKRLIENQKLKYEREARKLRSELERLRVGPMIVGTVVEVLDESRVIVKSSTGPRLVVSVSQFIEEELRPGVQVGLNQQTFAVMCVLPSPRDPMVFGMEVEEVPDVTFASIGGLDSQIAELREIVELPLKRPDLFQAVGIEPPKGVLLYGPPGTGKTLLAKAVANSTEATFLRVVGSEFVQKYIGEGARLVRELFDLAKSRAPAIIFIDELDAIGSRRIDGATSGDREVQRTLMQLLAEMDGFDPRGEVKIIGATNRPDMLDPALLRPGRFDRAIYVPLPNRDGRYAILLIHTKGMNLSPDVDLRSIADLTENASGADLKAIVTEAGMSAIREERTQVLQRDFERAIARVLQAETHGACEEPDLPNYA, translated from the coding sequence ATGAACGAGCCTCAAAGTGGACCCGACTTCTCGAAGTACATCCTGGACAGGATGAAGCAGCTTGAGGAGCGCAACCTCGCCCTGAGGGAGCAGAAGGACCGCGCGGAGGGCGAGAAGCGGCTGATAGAGAACCAGAAGCTCAAGTACGAGCGCGAGGCCCGGAAGCTCCGCAGCGAGCTGGAGCGTCTGCGTGTCGGGCCCATGATCGTCGGTACGGTTGTGGAGGTTCTCGACGAGAGCAGGGTGATCGTGAAGTCGAGCACAGGCCCAAGACTTGTCGTGAGCGTCTCGCAGTTCATCGAGGAGGAGCTGAGGCCGGGTGTGCAGGTCGGTCTGAACCAGCAGACGTTCGCGGTGATGTGCGTGCTTCCATCACCGCGCGATCCCATGGTCTTTGGAATGGAGGTCGAGGAGGTGCCGGACGTGACGTTCGCCAGCATCGGTGGCCTCGACAGCCAGATCGCCGAGCTCAGGGAGATCGTGGAGCTCCCGCTGAAGAGACCTGATCTCTTCCAGGCGGTCGGGATCGAGCCGCCAAAGGGCGTTCTTCTCTACGGGCCTCCGGGCACCGGCAAGACACTTCTCGCCAAGGCGGTGGCCAACAGCACAGAGGCGACGTTCCTGCGGGTGGTCGGGAGCGAGTTCGTCCAGAAGTACATAGGAGAGGGCGCCAGGCTTGTCCGGGAGCTCTTCGATCTGGCAAAGAGCAGGGCCCCTGCCATCATATTCATAGATGAGCTCGATGCGATAGGCTCCAGGCGCATTGACGGTGCGACGAGCGGGGATCGTGAGGTCCAGAGGACACTGATGCAGCTGCTCGCTGAGATGGACGGATTCGATCCGCGCGGGGAGGTCAAGATAATAGGCGCCACAAACAGACCCGATATGCTCGATCCAGCACTTCTCCGCCCGGGAAGGTTCGACAGGGCGATCTACGTCCCGCTGCCCAACCGTGATGGGAGGTATGCGATCCTCCTCATCCACACAAAGGGGATGAACCTCAGCCCTGATGTGGATCTGAGAAGCATAGCGGATCTAACAGAGAACGCGAGCGGTGCGGACCTGAAGGCGATAGTCACCGAGGCAGGAATGTCTGCAATCCGCGAGGAGCGGACGCAGGTGCTCCAGAGGGACTTCGAGCGTGCGATCGCCAGGGTGCTTCAGGCAGAGACGCATGGCGCGTGCGAGGAGCCAGATCTCCCGAACTATGCGTGA